A genomic region of Streptococcus suis contains the following coding sequences:
- a CDS encoding potassium channel family protein, with translation MPNYTIGILGLGVFGTTIAKTLHNYDCNIIAIDNHEQRINHLEPILTRGIVGDITDRSLLRAAGIGNCDAVVVATGENLESSVLAVMHSKVLGVPMVIAKVKGTTAKEVLLRVGADKVISPERETGISLAKQLLHRDTTSLFELEGNVSIVEFHPPVKWIGKTLGELKLRQHYKLNIIGYRSGENQELNIQLTPDYVFKSDELILAVTDHNTVDHFEELTN, from the coding sequence ATGCCAAACTATACTATCGGAATTCTCGGTCTGGGAGTTTTTGGTACTACCATTGCAAAAACATTACACAATTACGATTGCAATATCATTGCTATCGATAATCATGAGCAACGTATCAATCATCTAGAACCTATTCTCACGCGCGGTATTGTCGGAGACATCACCGATCGCTCGCTCCTACGTGCAGCAGGAATCGGTAACTGCGATGCTGTTGTTGTAGCTACTGGCGAAAACTTGGAATCCAGTGTTCTTGCTGTTATGCATAGCAAGGTCCTAGGCGTTCCTATGGTCATTGCCAAAGTCAAAGGAACAACTGCGAAAGAAGTCCTTCTTCGTGTTGGTGCCGACAAGGTTATTTCTCCCGAACGCGAAACTGGTATTTCCCTAGCAAAACAATTACTCCACCGCGACACAACCAGCCTCTTTGAGCTCGAAGGCAATGTTTCCATTGTCGAGTTTCACCCGCCAGTAAAATGGATTGGCAAAACACTCGGCGAATTAAAACTCCGCCAACATTATAAACTCAATATCATCGGTTACCGAAGTGGCGAAAATCAGGAATTAAACATCCAACTGACTCCTGACTATGTCTTCAAATCTGACGAACTCATCTTAGCAGTAACAGACCATAACACTGTCGATCATTTTGAAGAGCTGACAAATTAA
- the glyS gene encoding glycine--tRNA ligase subunit beta — protein MKKLLIELGLEEIPAYIVTPAMHQLRDRMATFLTDNRLAFDSIDIFSTPRRLAVRVLGLADQQTDLTEDFKGPAKKIALDADGNFTKAAEGFVRGKGLTTADIEFREIKGEEYVYVTKHEAGQPAEAVLAGIPEVLKAMTFPVSMNWASNKFAYIRPVHTLTVLLDDEALDMDFLDISSARISRGHRFLGNETEIASADSYEADLRAQFVITDPAERQNMIVEQIKAIEDKHNVTVEIDEDLLNEVLNLVEYPTAFMGSFDTKYLEVPEEVLVTSMKNHQRYFVVRDKAGKLLPNFISVRNGNDQYIDNVIKGNEKVLVARLEDGEFFWREDQKLKIADLVERLKVVTFHEKIGSLYEHMERTKVIAEKLADLAGLSADEKSDVARAADIYKFDLLTGMVGEFDELQGIMGEKYALLAGEKPAVATAIREHYLPNSAEGELPESKVGAVLALADKFDTLLSFFSVGLIPSGSNDPYALRRATQGIVRILEAFGWEIPLDQLIAELYSLNFASLTYDNQPAVMDFIRARVEKMMDKAIPKDIREAVLASSTFVVRLQLAASSAIFQKSKEADYKEAVENLSRVFNLAEKAEAAVIDQALFENDQEKALADAVTGLELTEDMAGNLDKLFALSPVIAAFFDNTMVMADDAAIKANRLALLKALADKASAVAVFNLLNSK, from the coding sequence ATGAAAAAACTATTAATTGAACTTGGTTTGGAAGAAATTCCTGCCTACATCGTAACCCCAGCCATGCACCAGTTGCGTGACCGCATGGCGACCTTTTTGACAGACAATCGCTTGGCTTTTGACAGCATTGATATCTTTTCAACACCACGCCGTTTGGCTGTTCGTGTGCTTGGTTTGGCGGACCAGCAGACTGACTTGACCGAAGATTTCAAGGGTCCTGCTAAGAAGATTGCCTTGGACGCAGACGGAAACTTCACTAAGGCGGCAGAAGGCTTTGTCCGTGGCAAAGGCCTGACGACAGCGGACATCGAATTCCGCGAGATTAAGGGTGAAGAGTATGTCTATGTGACCAAACACGAAGCTGGTCAGCCAGCTGAGGCCGTCTTGGCGGGTATTCCAGAGGTCTTGAAGGCTATGACCTTCCCTGTCAGCATGAACTGGGCTTCCAACAAATTCGCCTACATCCGCCCTGTCCACACCTTGACCGTTCTCTTGGATGACGAGGCATTGGATATGGACTTCTTGGACATTTCGTCCGCTCGCATCAGCCGTGGTCATCGTTTCCTTGGAAATGAAACTGAGATTGCAAGTGCAGATTCTTACGAGGCTGACTTGCGAGCACAGTTTGTCATTACAGACCCCGCAGAGCGTCAAAATATGATTGTTGAGCAAATCAAGGCTATCGAGGACAAACACAATGTGACCGTTGAGATTGATGAGGACCTACTCAATGAAGTTCTCAACTTGGTCGAGTACCCAACTGCCTTTATGGGCTCCTTTGATACCAAGTACTTGGAAGTGCCAGAGGAAGTCTTGGTGACTTCTATGAAAAACCATCAACGTTACTTCGTGGTGCGTGATAAGGCTGGCAAACTCTTGCCAAACTTCATCTCCGTCCGCAATGGTAATGACCAGTATATTGATAATGTCATCAAAGGAAATGAAAAAGTTTTGGTGGCTCGTCTGGAAGACGGTGAGTTCTTCTGGCGTGAGGACCAAAAACTCAAGATTGCCGACTTGGTAGAACGCCTCAAAGTCGTGACCTTCCATGAGAAAATCGGCTCACTTTACGAGCATATGGAACGCACCAAAGTCATCGCAGAAAAACTGGCTGACTTGGCAGGTTTGTCTGCGGATGAAAAATCGGATGTGGCACGTGCGGCGGACATCTACAAGTTTGACCTCTTGACAGGTATGGTCGGCGAGTTTGACGAATTACAAGGGATCATGGGTGAGAAGTATGCCCTGCTTGCAGGGGAAAAACCTGCGGTGGCAACGGCAATCCGTGAACATTACTTGCCAAACTCAGCAGAAGGTGAATTACCTGAGAGCAAGGTCGGTGCGGTCTTGGCACTGGCTGACAAGTTTGATACCCTTCTCTCCTTCTTCTCAGTAGGTCTCATTCCTTCTGGCTCAAACGACCCTTACGCTCTGCGTCGTGCGACACAGGGTATCGTGCGGATCTTGGAAGCATTTGGTTGGGAAATTCCATTGGATCAGTTGATTGCGGAGCTCTACAGCTTGAACTTTGCTAGCTTGACCTATGACAACCAGCCAGCTGTGATGGACTTTATTCGTGCCCGTGTGGAGAAGATGATGGATAAGGCGATTCCGAAAGACATCCGTGAGGCTGTGCTTGCTAGCTCAACCTTTGTAGTCAGACTACAACTGGCAGCCAGCTCTGCTATTTTCCAAAAATCAAAAGAGGCTGACTACAAGGAAGCCGTGGAAAACTTGTCACGGGTCTTCAACTTGGCTGAAAAGGCGGAAGCGGCTGTCATTGACCAGGCCCTCTTCGAAAACGACCAGGAAAAAGCCCTTGCTGATGCAGTGACAGGCTTGGAGTTGACAGAAGACATGGCGGGCAACTTGGACAAGCTCTTTGCTCTTAGCCCAGTCATCGCGGCCTTCTTTGACAATACCATGGTTATGGCAGATGATGCGGCAATCAAAGCCAACCGCTTGGCCCTCTTGAAAGCCTTAGCGGATAAGGCTTCCGCAGTGGCCGTCTTCAATCTCTTGAATAGTAAGTAG
- a CDS encoding MATE family efflux transporter, protein MNDLTKGKPIAVILQFAIPLLIGSFFQLAYNFADSMIVGHTLGKDAFASVGSTASLIFLIIGFAQGVTNGLTIISAQRFGAGDLEGLKKSFVHGLFYASLISLLLTVSALAFLKPILVLMQTPVSIIDHSHAFLTAMFGGLTFTIFYNFLSSALRSLGNSKTPLLALIIACFINIGLDFFFILVMNWGVFGAGFATILAQACSVLFLIFYIIHKVPHYHIGLADLKLDRDNLKKHAQLAFPIGFQASIIAIGAMTLQFMVNQLGTDAIAAQAIALRTDQLAMLPMVNLGLAIATFTAQNYGAKLYDRIREGVRHSLLLSIVWAIVFAVILILGNRFFSGLFLPNASQTVLDLALVYYIINGSCYWIVASLFILRSFIQGLGKGFIPTLAGFGELIFRAAVAIIGMQYFGFYGTAAANPAAWIGSIIVLIPSSIIFMKKLKAGQSI, encoded by the coding sequence ATGAATGATTTAACCAAAGGAAAGCCGATTGCGGTCATCTTACAATTCGCTATTCCCTTGTTGATTGGATCTTTTTTTCAACTGGCCTATAATTTTGCTGATTCCATGATTGTGGGGCATACTTTGGGAAAGGATGCCTTTGCAAGTGTCGGTTCAACAGCCAGCCTGATTTTTTTAATCATCGGCTTTGCCCAAGGTGTCACCAATGGATTAACCATTATTTCTGCCCAACGCTTTGGAGCTGGCGACTTAGAGGGGCTTAAAAAATCGTTTGTCCACGGACTCTTCTACGCTTCCCTCATCAGCCTTTTACTAACAGTCTCAGCCTTAGCATTTTTGAAACCTATCTTGGTCTTAATGCAAACGCCTGTGAGTATCATTGACCACTCCCATGCCTTTCTAACGGCCATGTTTGGAGGATTGACTTTTACTATTTTTTATAATTTCCTATCTTCAGCCCTACGCAGTCTCGGAAACTCTAAAACACCTCTACTTGCTCTAATTATCGCTTGTTTTATCAATATTGGTCTGGATTTTTTCTTTATCTTAGTTATGAACTGGGGCGTTTTCGGAGCTGGCTTTGCAACTATCCTTGCCCAAGCCTGTTCGGTCCTCTTTCTTATTTTTTACATTATCCACAAGGTACCTCACTATCATATTGGACTAGCTGATTTAAAATTGGATAGGGATAATCTCAAGAAACATGCCCAGCTTGCTTTTCCAATAGGATTTCAAGCCAGTATTATCGCCATCGGAGCCATGACCTTGCAGTTTATGGTCAACCAACTAGGAACAGACGCCATCGCCGCCCAGGCCATTGCCCTTCGTACTGACCAGTTGGCTATGCTACCCATGGTTAATCTGGGCTTGGCTATCGCAACCTTTACTGCTCAGAACTACGGTGCCAAACTCTATGACCGTATTCGAGAAGGGGTGCGCCACTCATTACTCCTCAGCATTGTTTGGGCCATTGTATTTGCGGTCATTCTCATCTTGGGCAATCGTTTCTTTTCTGGTCTATTTCTACCAAATGCCAGTCAAACAGTGCTGGACTTGGCTCTTGTTTACTACATCATTAACGGCTCTTGTTACTGGATTGTTGCCTCCCTCTTTATTCTCCGTAGCTTTATTCAGGGACTTGGCAAGGGCTTTATCCCAACACTAGCAGGCTTTGGGGAATTGATTTTCCGAGCAGCAGTCGCCATCATCGGCATGCAGTATTTCGGTTTTTATGGGACCGCCGCCGCTAACCCCGCCGCCTGGATCGGCAGTATCATTGTCCTGATTCCAAGTTCCATCATCTTTATGAAAAAATTAAAAGCTGGACAAAGTATATAA
- a CDS encoding TrkH family potassium uptake protein, with amino-acid sequence MSPFRIKLSPSQRIIISFLFVILTGSILLSLPISQISTSTASYWDHLFTSVSMVCVTGLFTKAVAETYSTFGQIICMMLIQIGGLSLIGFIGLFALRGGRKMNFINMATLQEALNRSDTKYFRSFLKSAFGFTLAVEAFGALLLSFHFVPEFGWARGLFTSIFVAISAFCNAGFDNFGATSIMRYVDNPLINLTLASLIIMGGLGFSVWFDLQTQIGQKRSLRKLGFHTKIVLGLTAIILTLGTLTTLLTEWNNPSTIGQLSFGHKLLASFFQTVTMRTAGFASIDYTKAEPITLLLYIFQMMLGGAPGGTAGGIKITAFLTLVLYARSEILGLPHTNFMGRTIDNLSIRKAFATFSVFLLMFIIGLFALALTDDRQPLLFLMFEVMSALATVGVTANLTPSLTMAGQAVIMALMFFGRIGPLSILASLSVRKLSKTESLQYAKSSMLV; translated from the coding sequence ATGTCACCATTTAGGATCAAACTTTCCCCCAGTCAGCGAATCATTATCAGCTTCTTATTCGTGATTCTGACTGGATCAATTTTACTAAGTCTTCCCATCTCACAAATTAGCACCTCTACAGCAAGTTATTGGGATCATCTCTTCACATCTGTCTCCATGGTTTGTGTAACAGGGCTATTTACCAAAGCCGTTGCTGAAACCTATTCTACTTTTGGACAGATTATCTGTATGATGCTAATCCAAATTGGTGGTTTGAGCTTGATAGGATTCATCGGTCTCTTCGCTTTACGCGGTGGCCGTAAAATGAATTTCATCAATATGGCAACCTTACAAGAGGCTCTAAACCGATCTGACACAAAATATTTTCGTAGCTTCCTCAAATCAGCTTTTGGTTTTACCTTGGCGGTCGAAGCCTTTGGAGCCCTCTTACTTTCCTTCCATTTTGTACCTGAATTTGGATGGGCGAGAGGTTTATTCACCTCGATTTTCGTAGCTATTTCAGCCTTTTGTAATGCTGGTTTTGATAATTTTGGTGCAACTAGCATCATGCGCTATGTGGATAATCCTCTGATTAACCTAACATTAGCCAGTCTCATTATTATGGGAGGTCTTGGATTCTCGGTTTGGTTTGACCTTCAAACACAAATCGGGCAAAAACGTAGCCTACGAAAACTAGGGTTCCATACAAAGATTGTTCTAGGCCTAACAGCCATTATACTGACCCTCGGAACTCTGACAACCTTACTCACCGAATGGAACAACCCTTCTACTATCGGGCAACTATCATTTGGCCATAAATTATTAGCCAGCTTTTTCCAGACGGTCACCATGCGAACCGCTGGTTTTGCCAGTATCGACTACACGAAGGCTGAACCGATCACCCTCTTGCTCTATATCTTTCAGATGATGCTTGGCGGAGCCCCAGGTGGAACAGCCGGCGGTATTAAAATAACCGCCTTCCTAACCTTAGTGCTCTATGCTCGTAGCGAGATTCTCGGTCTCCCTCATACCAACTTTATGGGACGAACCATCGATAACCTCAGCATCCGCAAAGCTTTTGCGACATTCTCAGTCTTCCTTCTCATGTTCATCATAGGGCTCTTCGCACTTGCCCTAACAGATGACCGACAACCACTTCTATTTTTAATGTTCGAGGTCATGTCAGCACTAGCCACTGTAGGTGTTACGGCCAATCTGACTCCAAGTCTAACCATGGCCGGTCAAGCAGTCATTATGGCACTCATGTTCTTCGGCCGTATCGGTCCACTTTCTATTCTCGCAAGCCTTTCTGTTCGAAAATTATCTAAAACCGAAAGTCTTCAATACGCAAAATCATCTATGCTTGTCTAA
- a CDS encoding Gx transporter family protein, whose amino-acid sequence MNSKRQTLNFITMLAAQAVVISLIERLIAPPFAFAPGAKLGLGNLISLIAIFTLPTKDSLKVVALRLLISTFLGGTFSTFLYGFAGTTLSYIGMLSAKQLGPNRVSPIGISILGGMLHNLGQLLVFATIARSFYVLNYLPILAFTGILSGLLVGLAATYLLQKVGPLRHYHQQVLAEWK is encoded by the coding sequence ATGAATTCTAAACGTCAAACACTTAACTTTATTACGATGCTGGCAGCTCAGGCAGTTGTCATTTCTTTGATTGAACGACTCATCGCCCCCCCATTTGCTTTTGCTCCAGGTGCCAAGCTAGGACTGGGAAATTTGATTAGCTTAATTGCTATTTTTACCCTCCCTACAAAGGATAGCCTAAAGGTTGTCGCACTACGCTTGCTCATCTCAACCTTTCTGGGAGGCACCTTTTCAACCTTCCTCTATGGCTTTGCCGGAACTACTTTGAGCTATATAGGAATGCTCTCTGCCAAGCAGCTCGGTCCAAACCGTGTCAGTCCTATTGGAATTTCTATTCTGGGCGGGATGTTGCACAATCTTGGTCAGCTTCTTGTTTTTGCTACCATTGCCCGGTCTTTCTATGTACTAAACTACCTGCCAATCCTCGCTTTTACAGGAATTTTATCAGGCTTATTGGTCGGACTGGCTGCTACCTACCTCCTCCAAAAGGTCGGACCTTTACGTCACTATCATCAACAAGTCTTAGCAGAATGGAAATAA
- a CDS encoding DUF896 family protein: MEQAKIDRINELAKKKKAGTLTPEEKVEQAQLREEYIEGYRRAIRHHIEGIKLVDEDGNDVTPEKLRQVQREKGLHGRSLDDPNS, encoded by the coding sequence ATGGAACAAGCAAAAATCGATCGGATCAATGAATTGGCTAAAAAGAAAAAAGCTGGTACCTTGACACCAGAGGAAAAAGTTGAACAGGCTCAGCTCAGGGAAGAATATATTGAGGGGTATCGTCGAGCAATCCGTCATCATATTGAGGGGATTAAACTGGTTGATGAAGACGGTAACGATGTGACGCCAGAGAAACTCCGTCAAGTCCAACGTGAAAAGGGCTTGCATGGCCGTAGTTTGGATGATCCAAATTCCTAA
- a CDS encoding NAD(P)/FAD-dependent oxidoreductase: protein MTKNIVIVGAGYAGIAAARLLGKTFKKDQDVTVTLIDKNSFHTYMTELHEVAAGRVEANAIKYDLQRIFKKYPKVQLVTDKVVEIDYDKKQVVAEHQTLDFDYLLLAMGGEANDFGVKGVKEHGFTLWSIEAAERLHDHMIDACYRAMREHDEAKRRALLTFTVIGAGFTGIEMIGELIDWVPILAREFKLDPKEFSLKVVEATPNILAMVTEKEQVKARKYLEKKGVELVLGDGVASVQKDSLTLSSGRQIPTYTSIWTAGVQANTDASEFGIEKARAGRLVANEFMEAKGKENVYVAGDLVYFEESEGKPTPQIVQAAEQTGHTAASNIIAAIKGGEKHSYKGKYDGFMVSIGSRYGVAFLMDKYHMSGFMAMAVKHMVNLLYFFTIRSFFYMGSYVRHEFFDIQNKRNIFGGHTSGKGNLLWSVPMRVLYGSVWLYEGIKKAFGLFGTTSWFGDQVVFPFPWLADPVSGASAAEAVSSASQAATAAAEAAEPIFGLSYAYGEAPMAVLDKMPDWFATIMEFMMPNQEVALFMQKFMTVAEIGIGLALIAGAFVWIVSAATVALVVMFSLSGMFYWVNIWFIPAAISLMNGAGRAFGLDYWIMPWLGRFLDKKIYGKPKHIYRIKDKK from the coding sequence GTGACGAAAAATATTGTGATTGTCGGTGCTGGTTATGCGGGGATTGCAGCAGCTCGATTGCTAGGAAAAACCTTTAAAAAGGATCAAGATGTAACAGTTACCTTGATTGATAAGAACTCTTTCCATACCTATATGACAGAGTTGCATGAAGTTGCGGCAGGGCGTGTAGAAGCCAATGCAATCAAGTATGACCTTCAACGTATCTTCAAAAAATATCCAAAGGTTCAATTAGTAACAGACAAGGTTGTTGAGATTGACTACGATAAGAAACAAGTAGTTGCGGAACACCAAACTTTGGATTTTGATTACCTGCTCCTTGCAATGGGTGGTGAGGCTAATGACTTTGGTGTGAAAGGTGTTAAAGAACACGGTTTTACACTTTGGTCTATCGAAGCAGCAGAACGTTTGCATGACCACATGATTGATGCTTGCTATCGTGCCATGCGTGAGCATGATGAAGCCAAACGTCGCGCTCTTTTAACCTTTACCGTTATCGGTGCTGGCTTCACAGGTATTGAGATGATCGGTGAGTTGATTGACTGGGTACCAATTTTGGCGCGTGAGTTCAAGTTGGATCCAAAAGAATTCTCACTTAAGGTTGTTGAGGCAACGCCAAATATCTTGGCTATGGTTACTGAAAAAGAGCAAGTCAAGGCTCGCAAATACCTTGAGAAAAAAGGTGTTGAATTGGTTCTTGGCGATGGTGTAGCAAGTGTACAAAAAGATAGCTTAACACTTTCATCAGGTCGTCAAATTCCTACCTATACCTCTATTTGGACAGCTGGTGTTCAAGCCAATACAGACGCAAGTGAATTTGGTATTGAAAAAGCACGTGCAGGTCGTTTGGTAGCCAATGAGTTCATGGAAGCGAAAGGCAAGGAAAATGTCTATGTAGCTGGTGACTTGGTTTACTTTGAAGAATCAGAAGGGAAACCAACTCCACAGATTGTACAAGCAGCTGAACAGACAGGCCATACTGCGGCAAGTAATATTATTGCAGCAATCAAGGGTGGCGAAAAACATAGCTACAAAGGTAAATATGATGGGTTTATGGTATCTATTGGATCACGCTACGGTGTAGCCTTCTTGATGGACAAATACCACATGTCAGGCTTTATGGCAATGGCTGTCAAACACATGGTAAACCTACTCTACTTCTTTACCATCCGTAGTTTCTTCTACATGGGTTCTTATGTTCGTCATGAATTCTTTGACATTCAGAATAAGCGAAACATTTTCGGAGGTCATACTTCAGGCAAAGGAAATCTTCTCTGGTCTGTGCCAATGCGTGTCCTTTATGGTTCAGTATGGCTCTACGAAGGTATCAAGAAAGCCTTTGGTCTATTTGGAACAACATCATGGTTTGGGGATCAAGTTGTCTTCCCATTCCCTTGGTTAGCTGATCCAGTATCTGGTGCATCTGCTGCTGAGGCGGTTTCAAGTGCCTCACAAGCGGCAACTGCTGCGGCAGAAGCTGCTGAACCAATTTTTGGTTTGAGCTATGCCTATGGTGAAGCACCGATGGCTGTTTTGGACAAAATGCCTGATTGGTTTGCTACTATCATGGAATTTATGATGCCAAACCAAGAAGTAGCACTCTTTATGCAAAAATTTATGACAGTAGCAGAAATCGGTATTGGTCTGGCTTTGATTGCTGGTGCCTTTGTATGGATTGTATCTGCTGCAACCGTTGCTTTGGTAGTTATGTTCAGCCTGTCAGGTATGTTCTACTGGGTAAATATTTGGTTCATCCCAGCAGCTATTTCTCTTATGAATGGTGCGGGTAGAGCCTTCGGTCTAGACTACTGGATTATGCCATGGTTGGGTCGTTTCCTAGACAAGAAGATTTATGGAAAGCCGAAGCATATTTACCGTATCAAGGATAAAAAATAA
- a CDS encoding polyprenyl synthetase family protein — MVHQIWNTYPEIERGLEEVKSIILSEMMVLHPAVTAKIVEYVEAPGKYLRAGLCLLFAQMTEGKISRSKLYFAAHLEVLHLATLIHDDVIDGADKRRGVTAAHQQFSNRIAIYTGDYLLAYSSRLFGKGLRLLEVSRDDLDLGNDKLMETILRGELSQLLNQFDANMTMKAYLKQIQGKTAFLFGLACQLGSFVPGQSRKDSSMAFRSGQALGMAFQLRDDLIDYQLDVAESGKPRLQDIQNGIYTAPLLFAMREDKSIQQQLRAYIQSPTAEGLEILTDRIFATHAIAKTEKLIVSYLEKMMNFVDRIPQLSTASMQNLVAIVFSHYF; from the coding sequence GTGGTACATCAAATTTGGAATACCTATCCTGAGATTGAGAGGGGACTTGAAGAGGTAAAATCCATCATCTTATCTGAGATGATGGTCCTGCATCCAGCAGTTACAGCGAAGATTGTTGAATATGTAGAGGCGCCAGGGAAATACCTGCGTGCCGGCCTCTGTCTGCTCTTTGCACAAATGACGGAAGGAAAGATTAGCCGTTCAAAGCTATATTTTGCTGCCCATTTAGAAGTCCTGCATCTGGCGACTCTGATTCATGACGATGTGATTGATGGCGCGGATAAACGGCGGGGAGTCACGGCGGCTCATCAACAATTTTCTAATCGAATCGCTATCTACACGGGTGATTATCTTCTTGCCTATTCAAGTCGACTATTTGGAAAAGGGCTTCGTTTGCTAGAAGTATCACGTGATGATTTGGATTTGGGCAATGATAAGCTGATGGAAACAATTCTTCGAGGGGAATTATCTCAGCTACTCAATCAATTTGATGCCAATATGACTATGAAAGCCTATCTCAAGCAAATTCAAGGGAAAACAGCTTTTCTATTTGGACTTGCCTGTCAGTTGGGGAGCTTTGTACCAGGCCAATCTAGGAAAGACAGTAGCATGGCTTTTCGGTCTGGGCAAGCACTTGGCATGGCCTTTCAGCTACGAGATGACTTAATTGACTACCAGCTGGATGTGGCAGAATCAGGAAAACCTAGATTGCAAGATATTCAAAACGGTATCTATACTGCACCGCTACTTTTTGCCATGCGAGAAGACAAGTCTATCCAGCAGCAATTGCGGGCCTATATTCAATCCCCTACGGCAGAAGGGTTGGAAATCCTTACAGATAGGATTTTTGCAACGCATGCTATTGCCAAAACAGAGAAACTGATTGTTAGCTATTTGGAAAAAATGATGAATTTTGTAGATAGAATACCACAGTTATCGACTGCGTCTATGCAAAATTTGGTGGCAATAGTTTTTAGTCATTATTTTTAA
- a CDS encoding site-2 protease family protein, giving the protein MYKVWNWLIIGISVLCGFASAMYSTYGMAQLLPENLAFHGVIVLGLGYLWFLGSFYLTIILHELGHAFFGWLTGFDLVALGLGNHLLVKTDQGWKWKKTVIVQGAAAQYIGVKRDEDDPRAILMFAGGLIVHLSLILVSVLIGFLTGHWSLPLSQILLNLSLFVLNANPSGMVDGAKIKELCTHPEYSRLVYQALSHTSQIMVDPTAANLSDFVMNLPILPGHLPQIHYLNWTEVLIFKGEYQKAQERLEKLIVASDNDYMVKLAKLVLLEVYLLQGLEEEARALGQDKQVKALFKYPMGNYQVIAALYHQRITKDSKALKKSLAQAKKMLPNSPLLADEQDYYSKLLAEIELESKLL; this is encoded by the coding sequence ATGTATAAAGTGTGGAATTGGTTGATCATAGGCATTTCAGTTCTTTGTGGTTTTGCGAGTGCCATGTACTCAACCTATGGAATGGCTCAACTTCTTCCAGAAAACCTTGCCTTTCATGGGGTGATAGTCCTTGGATTAGGTTACCTCTGGTTTCTAGGTAGTTTTTACCTGACCATTATTCTCCACGAACTAGGTCATGCCTTCTTTGGTTGGCTGACAGGCTTTGACTTGGTAGCGCTTGGCTTGGGCAATCACTTGTTGGTCAAGACTGACCAAGGATGGAAATGGAAGAAAACGGTGATTGTGCAAGGGGCAGCTGCTCAGTATATTGGAGTCAAAAGAGATGAGGATGATCCTCGGGCGATTCTGATGTTTGCAGGTGGCTTGATTGTCCATCTTAGTCTCATCCTTGTTTCTGTTTTGATTGGATTCTTGACAGGGCATTGGAGTCTGCCTCTATCGCAAATTCTCCTCAATCTATCCTTGTTTGTCCTCAATGCCAATCCTTCGGGTATGGTGGATGGTGCTAAGATAAAAGAATTGTGTACTCATCCAGAGTATAGCCGCTTGGTTTATCAAGCGCTTAGTCACACCTCTCAAATCATGGTTGATCCAACTGCAGCGAATTTAAGTGATTTTGTCATGAACCTGCCAATCTTGCCTGGTCATTTGCCACAGATTCACTATCTAAACTGGACGGAAGTGCTGATTTTTAAAGGGGAGTATCAAAAAGCCCAAGAACGCTTGGAAAAACTGATAGTGGCATCGGATAATGACTATATGGTGAAGCTGGCAAAACTTGTACTGTTGGAAGTCTATCTCTTGCAAGGCCTGGAGGAAGAGGCTAGAGCATTAGGGCAGGACAAGCAGGTCAAGGCTCTGTTCAAGTATCCTATGGGAAATTACCAGGTCATCGCGGCTCTCTACCACCAGCGAATTACGAAAGATAGCAAAGCCTTGAAAAAATCTCTGGCTCAGGCTAAAAAAATGCTGCCCAACAGCCCGCTTTTGGCTGATGAGCAGGATTATTATAGCAAACTCTTAGCAGAGATTGAGTTGGAAAGTAAACTATTATAG